ACCGCCGCGTGGTTCCCGCTCCTGGAGCGCGTGCTGGAGCTGCTCGCGGCGCGTTTCCCTTACGCCGTGGTGCTGCGCCTGAGCCGCAACATCCAGGCCGGGGCGGCGCGGGAGGGCCTGTTCGACGGGCAGCTCCTGCGCGGCTCGGTCGGAAACGGCACCGTGGTCTTCCGCGAGACCGGCCTGGCCTTCGAGGCGGACGTGGTGCGCGGTCAGAAGACCGGCTTCTTCCTCGACCAGCGCGAGAACCGCCGCCGGGTGGAGACCCACGCGCGCGGGCGGCGGGTGCTGAACGCGTTCTCGTTCAGCGGGGGCTTCTCGCTGTATGCCGCGCGCGGCGGCGCGGCGGAGGTCGTGAGCCTCGACCTGAGCGCGCACGCCCTGGCGAGCGCCGAGCGGAACTACGCCCTGAACCCCCGCCTGACCGCGCCGCACGACACGGTGCAGGCCGACGTGTTCGAGTGGCTGGCCCACACGGAGCGCACCTTCGATCTGGTGGTCCTCGATCCGCCCTCGCTGGCGCGGCGGGAAGCCGAGCGGGCCGGCGCCATCCGCGCGTACGGGAAGCTCGCGGCGGACGGAATCGCCCGGCTGTCGCGGGGCGGCATCCTGGTCAGCGCGTCGTGCTCCGCGCACGTCAGCGCCGACGAATTCTGGGACGCGGTGAGGGACGCTGCGCAGCGCAGTGGGCGGGCATGGACGGAACTCCTCACGTCGCAGCACGCGCCGGATCACCACGCGGCATTCCCGGAAGCGCAGTACCTCAAGGCGATCTTTCTGCGGCTGGACTGACCGCCGGACCACCACGGATGAAGGCGACCTCAAAGCGTCGGTGCACACGGCGATTTCCGGTGTCTTACCGTGGCGGCATATGGTGCCCCATGTGGTTCCGACCCCCGCAGCGCGCCGCCCCAGTCCGCTCGCGCTGGGTGCGGCCCTGAGCGTGCTCCTGGCCGCATGCGACGGCGGCACCGGGACCACGAACCCCCCGCCGGCCGTGCCGCGGTCCACCATCAGCGGGACCGTCACGCTGCCCGGCGCGGAGGTGGCCGCCCTCCCCACCACCCGCGCCCTGCGGCCCGGCGAGGTTCTCCGCGACGCCTACGGCCAGCCGTGGCGCGTGCAGAGCGCGGCGCACGCGAGTCCGCAGTCCGGCGCGGCGATTCCCGGCGAGTACGTGATCGTGACCCGTCCCGGCCTGTCGGCGCAGGTCCTGACCACGGCCCTCTCAGCGCTGGTCGTGCCGACGGTCGGCCGGCTGGACCTGGCGCGGGTGGGCGGCGCTCCGGCCGTGGGCATCTGGCTGTACCGAGCCGGCCGCGCCCTGGACGCCGCGCAGTCGGCCCAGGTGCTGCGCACGCTGGCCGCGCAGCCGGGCGTCGTGAGCGTCAACCCGAACCGGCGGTTGGAGCCGCTGGCCACCCCAAACGACACGTACTACCCGGCGCAGTGGCACTACCCGGCCATGAACCTGCCCGAGGCGTGGAACCGCACCACCGGCCGGGCCATCACGGTCGCGGTGGTGGACACCGGCATCGTGGCGCACCCGGACCTCGCCGGTCAGGTGCTGCCCGGCATGGACTTCATCAGCGACCCCGCCCAGTCCGGCGACGGCGACGGTATCGACCCAGACCCCACCGATCCTGGCCCCGGTGAGTATCACGGCACGCACGTGGCCGGCACGGTCGCCGCGCGGACGAACAACGGCGTGGGCGTGGCCGGCGTGGACTGGGGCGCGAAGCTGCTGCCGGTGCGCGCCCTGAACAGTGCCGCCGGCAGCCTGTCGGACATCCTGATGGGCGTGCTGTGGGCGGCCGGCGAGACGGTGGACGGCGTGCCCGTGAACCCGAACCCCGCGCGCGTGATCAACCTCAGCGTGGGCGGGGCCGGGGAGTGCACGGCGGCCGAGCAGCAGGTGTTCACGCGGCTCGCGGCGCGCGGGATCGTGACCGTCGTGGCCGCCGGCAACGACAACGTGGACGCCAGCACCGTGTCGCCCGGCAACTGCGCGGACGTGATCACGGTCGGCGCGGCCGGTCCCGACGGCCGCCGTGCGCCGTACTCGAACTACGGCGCGCGGATCGACGTGCTGGCGCCGGGCGGAAACTCCAGTCTGGGCGTGACCGTCGGCGCGGACACCTACCCGGGCGGGGTGCTCAGTACCAGCTTCGACGACGCCACCCGGACCTCCCGCTACGCCTTCCTGGACGGCACCTCCATGGCCGCGCCGCACGTCTCGGGCGCGGTGGCGCTGCTGCTCGGCCAGGAGCCCGACCTGACGGCGGCCCAGGTGCGTGCCCGCCTGAAGGCCACGGCCGCGCCGCTCGGCAGCCGCTGCGATGTCGCGGACGGCTGCGGCGCCGGCCTGGTGGACGCCCGCGCCCTGCTGGTGGGCAGCCCGGCCACGCCCGCGCCGACCCCGACGCCCACCCCGGCCGCGCCCCGCGTGCCGCCCATCGTGGAGGCGCTGTATATCAGGACCGGTACGCCCACCCTGGAGTTCGACTACGCCCGCAGCACCTCGGTCCGGCTGCCCGTGGACACCCTGACGCCCCCGTATACCCTGTCGGGGCTGGAGTCGGGACCGTACGTGGTCGCTGCGTGGCAGGACCTCAACGGCGACGGGCTGGTGAACGAGGGCGAACCCTACGGCGCGTACCCGGACCCCGTGACCGTGACGGGCACGCCGCGCGACCTCACGGAGATCAATCTGACCCTGGGGGCGTACTCCGTGCAGGTGGCGGACGTGAAGGCGCCCGGTGCCCTCAGGGACGCGCTCGAGACGCTGGCCCGCGCCGGCCGCTGACGCCCGGCCGGTCCCGCTACACTCCAGCGCATGACCCCGCCGCAGGCCGTGATCCTCGATCTGGACGACACCCTCTTCGACGACACGCACTGCACGCGCGCTGGCCTGCGCGGCCTGACACGCGCACACGGCCTGACCTGCGACCCGGACGACGTGTTCCGGCGCCATGCCGCGCACTTGCGCGCCATTGACCCGCTGCTGTTCCGGGGCGAGCTGAACGCGCACGGTGCCCGCGTGCTGCGCTTCACCCGGCTGCTGACCGACCTGGGCGTGCCGGGGCCGGACGGTGAGGCCGCCACGGTCACGTACCGCACGGCCTACCGCGCCGCGTGGACGCTGCTGGACGGCGCGGCCGGGGTGCTGCACGCGCTGCGCGCCGCCGGCGTGACCACCGCGATCCTCACCAACTATGTCCGCGAGGTGCAGGTCGAGAAGCTGGCCCACTTCGGCCTGGACACGCTGGTGGACGCCGTGCTGTGCATCGAGGATGTGCCCGCCCCGAAGCCGGACGCGCGCTCGTACCACGCGGCGTGCGCGGCGCTGAGCGTTGCGCCGGCGCAGGCCGTGATGGTCGGGGATTCGTGGACGAACGACGTCGCGGGCGCGCGGGCGGCCGGCCTGCGGGCGGTGTGGCTGAGCCGCACGGCTGCCCCCGCCCCGGAGCCCGGCGTGCCGACGGTCGCTCGCCTGGCTGATCTCCCGGCCGCGCTAGGCCTCGTGATCGCGTGACGCGGTGGCCTCGGCGTCCGCCTCCGCGCGGTGCAGGGCAGGCAGCACGTACCGGGCGATGATCTCCAGCGAGTGCGCGGCCACCTGCGGCGCGGGGTGGTCGTGCAGCAGCCAGCGCACGTCCTCCTCAAGGTCCTCGAGCGGGCGGCGCAGCACGTAGTAGCGCAGCCGGTCCGCGTCCGGCGTGTACGGGCGGCCCAGACCGTATTCGTACGCCGGGAGCAGCGTCGGCAGGTGCGGTCCCAGCATCCACAGGTCGTGTTCCGGTGGGGCCAGCCGCGCCGTCTCCCAGTCGATCAGCCACAGCAGGCCGGCCGCGTCCCGCATCACGTTCCCGCCGTGCGCGTCGGTGTGGCACACCACCTGCGGCGCCGTCCGCTGCCGCAGCGCCGCCGCGAGGGTCACCGTGCGCTCCAGCACGCGGGCCACGGTGTCCAGATGCGGCGCCAGGACGTCGCGCAGCGCCCGCTGTTCCGGCCGCGCGTCCGGCGGCAGGTGGGGGAGGGCGTCGATGGCGGCCCGCAGCCCACCCTCGAAGGGCAGGCCGAAGTCCTCCGGGGGCATCGGCAGGACCGGAACCGCCCGCATCAGCTCGTCGGTGGCGCCGTGCAGGCGGCCCAGCAGCCCGGCGAGGTCCGGCCGCGCCGCGTCCCAGCCGTCCCCCACGGCCGCGCCTTCGATCCAGGCATAGGCGAAAACATGCAAGCCGCCCAGCGCCGCCATCCACCCGCCGTCCAGGGTCGGGAGCGGCATGGGCACGCGCGGCAGCACGCCCGAGGCACGGAGCGCCCGCAGCAGCGGTACCTCGGCCAGTGCCC
This region of Deinococcus metalli genomic DNA includes:
- a CDS encoding HAD family hydrolase — encoded protein: MTPPQAVILDLDDTLFDDTHCTRAGLRGLTRAHGLTCDPDDVFRRHAAHLRAIDPLLFRGELNAHGARVLRFTRLLTDLGVPGPDGEAATVTYRTAYRAAWTLLDGAAGVLHALRAAGVTTAILTNYVREVQVEKLAHFGLDTLVDAVLCIEDVPAPKPDARSYHAACAALSVAPAQAVMVGDSWTNDVAGARAAGLRAVWLSRTAAPAPEPGVPTVARLADLPAALGLVIA
- a CDS encoding phosphotransferase enzyme family protein — translated: MSAPPDLDSAALVSVVSSAFGLDVDSVTFLPTGTAHAYRAQGPAGRFFLKVMPDSPYGARVTARALAEVPLLRALRASGVLPRVPMPLPTLDGGWMAALGGLHVFAYAWIEGAAVGDGWDAARPDLAGLLGRLHGATDELMRAVPVLPMPPEDFGLPFEGGLRAAIDALPHLPPDARPEQRALRDVLAPHLDTVARVLERTVTLAAALRQRTAPQVVCHTDAHGGNVMRDAAGLLWLIDWETARLAPPEHDLWMLGPHLPTLLPAYEYGLGRPYTPDADRLRYYVLRRPLEDLEEDVRWLLHDHPAPQVAAHSLEIIARYVLPALHRAEADAEATASRDHEA
- a CDS encoding 23S rRNA (cytosine(2499)-C(5))-methyltransferase, giving the protein MPDASPPRSRLRLRVSPAAEAHVRAGHPWVYESSVREQNREGDAGELAVIYDRRDRFLAIGLYDPDSPLRVRVLHHGSPATLDDAWWAARLDAAIALRAPLFGPDTDGYRVVNGESDGFPGLVLDRYGTTLVVKLYTAAWFPLLERVLELLAARFPYAVVLRLSRNIQAGAAREGLFDGQLLRGSVGNGTVVFRETGLAFEADVVRGQKTGFFLDQRENRRRVETHARGRRVLNAFSFSGGFSLYAARGGAAEVVSLDLSAHALASAERNYALNPRLTAPHDTVQADVFEWLAHTERTFDLVVLDPPSLARREAERAGAIRAYGKLAADGIARLSRGGILVSASCSAHVSADEFWDAVRDAAQRSGRAWTELLTSQHAPDHHAAFPEAQYLKAIFLRLD
- a CDS encoding S8 family serine peptidase, producing MVPTPAARRPSPLALGAALSVLLAACDGGTGTTNPPPAVPRSTISGTVTLPGAEVAALPTTRALRPGEVLRDAYGQPWRVQSAAHASPQSGAAIPGEYVIVTRPGLSAQVLTTALSALVVPTVGRLDLARVGGAPAVGIWLYRAGRALDAAQSAQVLRTLAAQPGVVSVNPNRRLEPLATPNDTYYPAQWHYPAMNLPEAWNRTTGRAITVAVVDTGIVAHPDLAGQVLPGMDFISDPAQSGDGDGIDPDPTDPGPGEYHGTHVAGTVAARTNNGVGVAGVDWGAKLLPVRALNSAAGSLSDILMGVLWAAGETVDGVPVNPNPARVINLSVGGAGECTAAEQQVFTRLAARGIVTVVAAGNDNVDASTVSPGNCADVITVGAAGPDGRRAPYSNYGARIDVLAPGGNSSLGVTVGADTYPGGVLSTSFDDATRTSRYAFLDGTSMAAPHVSGAVALLLGQEPDLTAAQVRARLKATAAPLGSRCDVADGCGAGLVDARALLVGSPATPAPTPTPTPAAPRVPPIVEALYIRTGTPTLEFDYARSTSVRLPVDTLTPPYTLSGLESGPYVVAAWQDLNGDGLVNEGEPYGAYPDPVTVTGTPRDLTEINLTLGAYSVQVADVKAPGALRDALETLARAGR